A genomic region of Staphylococcus roterodami contains the following coding sequences:
- a CDS encoding pathogenicity island protein, translating to MQSIAEKETYHLPTEHLQVFNVIKNTSNKYITKTKILNQLGYEYNSSNERWLRRVINSLVYDYGYPIGCSYKPSERGYYIITTEQEKQQAMRSIKKLADGSMKRYEALKRIKV from the coding sequence ATGCAAAGTATCGCAGAAAAAGAGACGTATCATTTACCCACCGAACACCTGCAAGTTTTCAATGTGATAAAAAATACGTCCAATAAGTATATTACTAAAACTAAAATCTTAAATCAATTGGGATATGAATATAATTCAAGCAATGAACGATGGTTACGAAGAGTAATCAATTCATTAGTATATGATTATGGCTATCCTATCGGGTGCAGTTATAAACCTAGTGAACGTGGTTATTACATCATTACGACAGAACAAGAAAAGCAACAAGCGATGAGAAGTATTAAGAAATTAGCTGATGGCAGTATGAAACGCTATGA